A stretch of the Bacillus anthracis str. Vollum genome encodes the following:
- the arsR gene encoding arsenical resistance operon transcriptional regulator ArsR, whose protein sequence is MAQDFQLYEKKFKALADQKRLEIMYELCQRGQTCVCDLTEIFEMTQSKLSYHLKILLDAGLIVKETKGTWSYYDLNDAEVNNLLSEELCCIFRKTGKGSCC, encoded by the coding sequence GTGGCACAAGATTTTCAGTTATATGAGAAAAAGTTTAAAGCGTTGGCGGATCAGAAACGTCTAGAAATCATGTATGAACTTTGTCAGCGGGGACAGACGTGTGTATGTGATTTAACAGAGATTTTTGAAATGACGCAATCTAAGCTGTCATATCATTTAAAGATTTTATTAGACGCAGGTTTAATTGTAAAAGAAACAAAAGGTACGTGGAGTTATTATGATTTAAATGATGCGGAAGTGAATAATTTATTATCAGAAGAATTATGCTGTATCTTTAGAAAAACAGGCAAAGGTAGCTGTTGTTAA